The Verrucomicrobium spinosum DSM 4136 = JCM 18804 genome includes a region encoding these proteins:
- a CDS encoding DUF1501 domain-containing protein → MNPFHLASARLATRRTFLGQSGLGLGAMALQGMLPGLSSAAPAAGGMSLPENPLLPHQAPLPAKARSVIYLHMSGAPPTLDLFDYKPKLNELHMQDCPDSLFAGKRFAFIKGRPKMLGSPYKFKQYGQSGAWVSDMFPHFTKIVDEVALVKSMNTDQFNHAPAELFVHTGDMRAGGASIGSWVTYGLGSENLDLPGFVVLLSGGTDPTGGKSLWNSGFLPSVYQGVQCRTTGEPILFSKNPEGMARDSRRRSLDALGRLNQLEAAELGDPETLTRISQYELAYRMQTAVPEVFDIQKEPESVRNLYGAKPGEGSFANNCLLARRLVENGVRYVQLFDWGWDIHGTGKGDDLVNKFPQKCRDVDQACAALITDLKQRGLLENTLVVWGGEFGRTPMNEARGGSTYLGRDHHPNCFTMWMAGGGIKGGIVHGATDELGYDVVEGKYTIRDLQTTLLHQLGFDAHKFSYRYQGLNQRLIGPTGDGRLMKEILA, encoded by the coding sequence ATGAACCCCTTCCATCTCGCAAGCGCCCGCCTTGCCACCCGGCGCACCTTCCTGGGGCAGTCCGGTCTTGGCCTCGGTGCCATGGCCCTGCAGGGCATGCTTCCCGGCCTCTCCTCCGCCGCACCCGCAGCGGGCGGCATGTCGCTGCCGGAGAATCCCCTGCTCCCTCATCAAGCTCCGCTCCCGGCTAAGGCCAGATCGGTCATCTACCTGCACATGTCTGGTGCTCCTCCGACACTGGACCTTTTCGACTACAAGCCGAAGCTCAATGAGCTGCACATGCAGGACTGCCCGGACTCCCTGTTCGCCGGCAAACGCTTTGCCTTCATCAAGGGGCGGCCAAAGATGCTGGGCTCCCCGTACAAGTTCAAACAGTATGGGCAGAGCGGTGCATGGGTGAGCGATATGTTCCCCCATTTCACCAAGATCGTGGACGAGGTCGCCCTGGTGAAGTCCATGAACACGGACCAGTTCAATCACGCCCCGGCGGAGCTCTTTGTCCACACGGGCGACATGCGCGCTGGAGGTGCCTCCATCGGCTCCTGGGTCACTTACGGGCTGGGCAGTGAGAACCTGGATCTGCCGGGCTTTGTCGTGCTGCTCTCTGGAGGGACAGACCCCACTGGAGGCAAAAGCTTGTGGAACAGTGGTTTCCTCCCCTCCGTCTATCAGGGCGTGCAGTGCCGCACCACGGGCGAGCCCATCCTGTTTTCCAAGAACCCGGAAGGAATGGCCCGCGACTCCCGCCGTCGCAGCCTGGATGCGCTGGGGCGATTGAATCAGCTGGAGGCTGCGGAACTGGGTGACCCCGAGACCCTCACCCGCATCTCCCAGTATGAGCTGGCCTACCGCATGCAAACGGCCGTGCCAGAGGTGTTCGACATTCAGAAGGAACCAGAGTCCGTACGCAATCTGTATGGCGCGAAGCCAGGCGAAGGCTCCTTTGCCAACAACTGCCTGCTGGCCCGTCGGCTGGTGGAGAACGGGGTGCGGTATGTCCAGCTTTTTGACTGGGGCTGGGACATTCATGGCACGGGCAAAGGCGACGATCTCGTGAACAAGTTCCCGCAGAAATGCCGGGACGTGGACCAGGCCTGCGCGGCGCTGATCACCGACCTCAAACAACGCGGCCTGCTGGAAAACACGCTCGTGGTGTGGGGAGGCGAGTTCGGGCGCACCCCCATGAACGAGGCCCGGGGCGGCAGCACCTATCTGGGACGCGACCACCACCCCAACTGCTTCACCATGTGGATGGCCGGCGGCGGGATCAAAGGCGGCATCGTCCATGGGGCGACGGATGAGCTGGGCTACGATGTGGTGGAAGGGAAATACACCATCCGTGATCTACAGACGACCCTGCTGCACCAGCTCGGCTTCGATGCCCACAAGTTCAGCTACCGCTATCAGGGCTTGAACCAACGTCTCATCGGCCCCACCGGGGATGGTCGATTAATGAAGGAAATCCTGGCGTGA
- a CDS encoding DUF1553 domain-containing protein, with amino-acid sequence MSSARPAPLCRLLPLALLGAPVLALAEENPHGDVFKNQPVPAVVDFNKDVRPIISAKCYHCHGADEGSRKAKLRLDLRDEAIKDRDGVHAIKPGDAGASDIMARILTTDPDEVMPPPKEGHALTSREIEVMKKWINQGAPYAEHWAFQKPVKPTPPSAVVAPVDAFVQKHLKAQGLAPAPEADRHTLIRRLALDLTGLPPSPAEVKRFVEDQRPDAYERMVDHYLAQPAYGERWARVWLDLARYADSAGYGSDPLRLNIWPYRDWVINAFNRNQPYDQFTRDQLAGDLLKNPTQEQLIATAFHRNTMTNTEGGTDDEEFRVAAVKDRIGTTMQVWMGLTLGCAQCHTHKFDPITQQEYYEFFAIFNQTADNDKADETPTLAVADPAQRKRMEKLQKEILALETQLKAPAPPALTEELAAWEATMKQPTRWQPVELTAARSEKGAPLAKQPDHSLLAGAVVSDTHLLEAVVPGGITGIRVEALPDDRLPGKGPGHSGAGNFVLSELKVSAEPAMPEKSRPKARFVRVTLPGKSRILHLAEVQVFSAGRNLAPTGLATQSSTGFEGSAKLAADGNTDGDYAKKSVSHCSQQDDPWWEVDLKQEVPVDSIVVWNRTDGNTGSRTAGFQVVALDAGRKEVFHRDEASAPQPSTTLPVGGPVDIRFKEATADFEQNGFTVAQAIDGKPDSGWGVSPQLGQAHTAQFVTSAPVGTKGTPTRLQISLAQLHGSKHVLGRYRLSITTDPTPQPVMPARIQDLLAIPSANRDAKSQAELLDWYKDRSGVYARIRTDLEKKQNEMQTAGKPVPLPVMKDLEAGKQRQSHFLVKGNFLNPGDPVQPALLKSFNPAPASSRINRLAVAEWLMSRENPLTARVTVNRFWAQLFGRGIVETEEDFGTQGTLPSNPELLDWLAVEFMDLNWDVKALLKTMIMSSTYRQSSKPSELARTKDPRNVLLSHYQRRRLDAEQVRDQALTLSGLMSHKLGGPSVFPPQPDGLWRAAFNGQRTWETSNGEDRYRRGLYTFWRRTVPYPSMATFDAPSRENATLRRLPTNTPLQAFVTLNDPAYFEMAQSLGRRLIREGGTTPEARIRYGLELSLVRPASAEQITALLDFHRDELAHLKSAPADAARLAGEIPAGSDPAEAAVWTMVANVLLNLDGVLTKG; translated from the coding sequence ATGAGCTCCGCCCGACCCGCCCCCCTCTGCCGTTTGCTCCCCCTGGCCCTGCTGGGAGCACCCGTTCTCGCCCTGGCCGAGGAGAATCCGCATGGTGATGTCTTCAAAAACCAGCCCGTCCCGGCGGTGGTGGATTTCAACAAGGATGTGCGCCCGATCATCTCCGCCAAGTGCTACCACTGCCACGGCGCGGATGAAGGCTCCCGCAAAGCGAAGCTGCGGCTGGATCTGCGTGACGAAGCCATCAAGGACCGGGATGGCGTGCATGCCATCAAGCCCGGCGATGCCGGAGCCAGTGACATCATGGCACGGATCCTGACCACGGATCCCGATGAGGTCATGCCTCCGCCGAAGGAAGGGCACGCCCTCACCTCCCGCGAGATCGAGGTGATGAAAAAATGGATCAACCAGGGTGCTCCCTATGCAGAACACTGGGCTTTCCAGAAACCGGTGAAGCCCACTCCGCCCAGCGCTGTGGTGGCTCCCGTTGATGCGTTCGTGCAGAAGCACCTCAAAGCCCAAGGCCTGGCTCCTGCCCCGGAAGCAGACCGTCACACGCTCATCCGCCGACTCGCCCTGGACCTCACCGGCCTGCCACCTTCTCCGGCCGAAGTGAAGCGTTTTGTGGAGGACCAGCGCCCCGATGCCTACGAGCGCATGGTGGACCACTACCTGGCCCAACCGGCCTACGGCGAACGCTGGGCCCGCGTCTGGCTCGATCTGGCCCGCTATGCCGACTCTGCCGGCTACGGCAGTGACCCTCTGCGGCTGAACATCTGGCCGTATCGTGACTGGGTGATCAACGCCTTCAATCGCAACCAGCCCTATGACCAGTTCACCCGGGATCAACTGGCGGGCGATCTTCTGAAGAACCCGACCCAGGAGCAGTTGATTGCCACCGCGTTTCATCGGAACACGATGACCAACACCGAAGGCGGTACGGATGACGAGGAGTTCCGGGTGGCCGCGGTGAAAGACCGCATCGGCACCACCATGCAGGTGTGGATGGGGCTCACCTTGGGCTGTGCGCAATGCCACACGCACAAGTTCGACCCCATCACGCAGCAGGAGTACTACGAGTTCTTCGCCATCTTCAACCAGACCGCTGACAACGACAAGGCGGACGAGACCCCCACCCTGGCCGTAGCCGACCCCGCGCAGCGCAAGCGCATGGAGAAGCTGCAGAAGGAGATCCTGGCACTGGAAACTCAGTTGAAGGCGCCGGCCCCGCCCGCACTCACAGAAGAGCTGGCGGCCTGGGAGGCCACGATGAAACAACCCACCCGCTGGCAACCGGTAGAACTCACCGCCGCCCGTTCCGAAAAAGGAGCGCCCCTGGCAAAGCAGCCGGACCACTCCCTCCTGGCAGGAGCTGTAGTGTCTGACACCCACCTTCTGGAGGCCGTGGTTCCAGGAGGCATCACTGGCATCCGCGTCGAAGCCCTGCCTGATGACCGGTTGCCAGGCAAGGGCCCCGGCCACTCGGGGGCAGGCAACTTTGTGCTCAGCGAGCTCAAGGTGTCCGCCGAACCCGCGATGCCCGAAAAGAGCCGCCCCAAAGCCCGCTTCGTCCGCGTCACCCTGCCGGGCAAGTCCCGCATTCTGCATCTGGCAGAGGTGCAAGTTTTCTCCGCAGGGCGGAACCTGGCTCCCACAGGGCTTGCCACGCAATCCTCCACCGGATTTGAAGGATCGGCCAAGCTGGCGGCGGATGGCAACACAGATGGCGACTATGCAAAGAAATCCGTCAGCCACTGCTCCCAGCAAGATGATCCCTGGTGGGAAGTGGATCTCAAGCAAGAGGTGCCGGTGGACTCCATCGTGGTGTGGAACCGGACGGACGGCAATACCGGCTCCCGCACGGCGGGTTTCCAGGTGGTGGCCCTGGATGCAGGTCGCAAGGAGGTCTTTCATCGCGACGAAGCCTCCGCCCCCCAACCCAGCACCACCCTGCCCGTGGGCGGTCCGGTGGATATTCGGTTTAAGGAAGCAACAGCCGACTTCGAGCAGAACGGCTTCACCGTCGCCCAAGCCATCGACGGCAAGCCTGACAGCGGCTGGGGGGTGAGTCCGCAGCTGGGCCAGGCGCACACCGCGCAGTTCGTGACCTCAGCGCCCGTGGGCACCAAGGGCACTCCGACTCGTTTGCAGATCAGTCTGGCCCAGCTCCATGGCAGCAAGCACGTGCTGGGGCGGTATCGCCTCTCCATCACCACCGATCCCACCCCACAACCAGTCATGCCGGCCCGCATCCAGGACCTCCTGGCCATCCCGTCTGCCAACCGCGATGCGAAGAGCCAGGCGGAGCTGCTGGACTGGTACAAGGATCGCTCTGGGGTGTACGCCCGGATCCGCACCGATCTGGAGAAGAAGCAAAACGAAATGCAGACGGCGGGCAAACCCGTGCCGCTTCCCGTGATGAAGGACCTGGAGGCGGGCAAGCAGCGCCAGTCCCACTTCCTGGTCAAAGGCAATTTCCTGAACCCCGGAGACCCTGTGCAGCCCGCGCTGCTGAAGAGCTTCAACCCCGCGCCGGCCTCGAGCCGCATCAACCGCCTCGCGGTGGCGGAGTGGCTCATGAGCCGGGAAAACCCCCTGACGGCCCGCGTGACGGTGAACCGCTTCTGGGCGCAGCTCTTTGGCCGCGGGATTGTGGAGACAGAGGAGGACTTCGGCACCCAGGGCACCCTCCCCTCGAACCCGGAACTGCTCGACTGGCTGGCCGTGGAGTTCATGGACCTGAACTGGGATGTGAAGGCCCTGCTCAAGACCATGATCATGAGCAGCACCTACCGGCAGTCGTCGAAGCCTTCTGAGCTGGCCCGGACCAAGGACCCGCGCAATGTGCTGCTTTCCCACTACCAGCGCCGCCGCCTGGATGCCGAGCAGGTGCGCGACCAGGCGCTGACGCTCTCCGGCCTGATGAGCCACAAGCTGGGCGGCCCCAGCGTCTTCCCCCCACAGCCCGACGGACTGTGGCGCGCCGCCTTCAACGGCCAGCGCACCTGGGAGACGAGCAACGGCGAGGACCGCTACCGCCGCGGCCTCTACACCTTCTGGCGGCGCACTGTGCCGTACCCCAGCATGGCCACCTTCGATGCCCCCAGCCGGGAGAACGCCACGCTGCGTCGGCTGCCCACCAACACGCCCCTGCAAGCCTTCGTCACGCTGAATGACCCGGCCTACTTCGAGATGGCCCAGTCCCTGGGACGGCGTCTCATCCGCGAAGGCGGGACCACCCCGGAGGCGCGCATCCGCTATGGCTTGGAGCTCAGCCTTGTGCGTCCTGCCAGTGCGGAGCAAATCACTGCGCTCCTCGACTTCCACCGGGATGAACTGGCCCACTTGAAATCCGCTCCCGCCGATGCTGCCCGCCTCGCCGGTGAAATCCCGGCCGGCAGTGATCCTGCCGAGGCGGCTGTCTGGACGATGGTTGCCAATGTGTTGCTCAACCTGGACGGTGTCCTCACCAAAGGCTGA
- a CDS encoding IS1634-like element ISVsp2 family transposase: MFLRCTKRLKDGKEHLYWSIVESRRVSPRQVVQRHVLYLGELNGRQEASWRKTIELFGQDEGAPQQVALFAEEHAPKHVGVDEFPVVQLRLHAMRLERPRQWGACWLACQLWEQLLLADFWQERLPPSREGTRWDLVLQTLVLYRLIEPGSEWRLHRHWFDQTAIADLLDADFVLAEIHRLYECHDKILAHKRSLFDHLTQRWRDLFGVRYEVLLYDLTSTYFECAPPDNPTGLRRFGYSRDKRSDCVQVVIALIVTPEGFPLAYEVLPGNTADKTTLKAFLAKIEDQYGQADRIWVMDRGIPTEETLEQMRQSTPPVSYLVGTPKGRLSKLEESLAQQPWQQARPQVRVKLLPHEGETYVLAQSEDRVAKERSMRRRRLRKYLDALQGLRQRKRPLTRDAMHEALGAAKKEAGRDARFVKVSVQLQPAKEEGKAKAKAKAKGKSKQLATLSWQLDRKTLREAWRREGRYLLRTNLTATDPARLWEYYLQLVEVEQAFKELKHDLGIRPVHHQHDHRIEAHIFVSFLAYCLQVTLKARLKLTASGLTPRSVLEKFATVQMLDVHLPTTDGREVVMSRYTQPSKEMQLLLDQLKMTLPEQAPPKITG, encoded by the coding sequence ATGTTCCTGCGTTGCACCAAACGGCTCAAGGATGGCAAAGAACACCTTTACTGGAGCATCGTCGAAAGCAGGCGTGTCAGCCCGCGTCAGGTGGTCCAGAGGCATGTGCTTTATCTGGGCGAACTCAACGGCCGCCAGGAGGCTTCCTGGCGCAAGACCATCGAACTCTTCGGCCAGGATGAAGGGGCCCCTCAGCAGGTGGCTCTCTTTGCCGAGGAACATGCCCCCAAGCATGTCGGCGTCGATGAGTTCCCCGTGGTGCAACTGCGCCTTCATGCCATGCGCCTGGAACGTCCCCGCCAGTGGGGAGCCTGCTGGCTGGCCTGCCAGCTGTGGGAGCAGTTGCTCCTGGCGGACTTCTGGCAGGAGCGTCTGCCGCCCAGCCGAGAAGGCACCCGCTGGGATCTGGTGCTCCAGACCCTCGTGCTCTACCGGCTCATCGAACCGGGCAGTGAATGGCGGCTGCACCGCCATTGGTTTGACCAGACGGCCATCGCCGACCTGCTGGACGCAGACTTTGTCCTGGCTGAGATCCACCGTCTCTACGAGTGCCATGACAAGATCCTGGCTCACAAACGGTCCTTGTTTGATCATCTGACTCAACGCTGGCGCGACCTCTTTGGCGTCCGGTACGAGGTGCTGCTCTACGACCTCACCAGCACTTATTTTGAGTGCGCCCCCCCTGACAACCCCACGGGCCTGCGCCGCTTTGGCTACAGCCGTGACAAGCGCAGCGACTGTGTGCAGGTGGTCATTGCCCTCATTGTCACCCCCGAGGGCTTTCCCCTGGCCTATGAAGTGCTGCCGGGTAACACGGCGGACAAGACCACGCTCAAAGCCTTCCTGGCAAAGATCGAAGACCAGTACGGCCAGGCCGATCGCATCTGGGTCATGGACCGGGGCATCCCCACCGAAGAGACCCTTGAGCAGATGCGTCAGAGCACGCCACCGGTGAGCTATCTGGTGGGGACTCCCAAAGGACGCTTGAGCAAGCTGGAGGAGTCCCTGGCCCAGCAGCCCTGGCAGCAAGCCCGACCCCAGGTGCGCGTCAAACTGCTGCCTCATGAAGGGGAGACTTATGTGCTGGCCCAGAGTGAGGACCGCGTGGCCAAAGAACGCTCCATGCGCCGCCGCCGGTTGCGCAAGTACCTTGATGCCCTCCAAGGGTTGCGCCAGCGCAAGCGTCCCCTCACGCGCGACGCCATGCATGAAGCGTTGGGAGCCGCCAAAAAAGAAGCGGGACGCGATGCTCGCTTTGTCAAAGTCAGCGTACAGTTGCAGCCCGCCAAAGAAGAGGGCAAAGCCAAAGCCAAAGCCAAAGCCAAAGGCAAGAGCAAGCAACTGGCGACTTTGAGCTGGCAGCTGGACCGCAAAACATTGCGCGAAGCGTGGCGGCGGGAGGGAAGGTATCTGCTGCGCACCAATCTGACGGCCACCGATCCTGCGCGACTCTGGGAGTATTACCTGCAACTGGTGGAAGTGGAGCAGGCGTTCAAAGAGCTGAAGCATGACTTGGGGATCCGTCCGGTGCATCACCAGCACGATCATCGCATCGAGGCGCACATCTTCGTGTCATTCCTGGCGTACTGCCTGCAGGTGACGCTCAAGGCGCGCTTGAAGCTGACGGCCAGCGGGCTGACACCGCGCAGTGTGCTGGAGAAGTTTGCGACGGTGCAGATGCTTGATGTGCATCTGCCCACGACCGATGGGCGGGAGGTGGTGATGAGCCGCTACACGCAGCCCTCCAAAGAGATGCAGCTGTTGCTCGACCAGCTCAAGATGACGCTGCCTGAGCAGGCTCCGCCTAAAATCACTGGTTGA
- a CDS encoding DUF805 domain-containing protein, whose protein sequence is MSSGIQYLFYLPQIAFCIFVLAIAFTTRGLHGRFWLGLLGMSLLAIGIGDLPFWQADPRDFIFLWLKLKGILSVCATFFLAMFITAVWCRSRYTFSVVQLLLSFSGRVSRAPYWLAYALQSFVTLATLNLMVRWASVSFLDRDSEWTVPSWLVASCLFPVLIWSSFAIQAKRWRDCNMSGWLVLLSLIPFAGPLISLIIGTYPGSEGANSYGPAPKRARNET, encoded by the coding sequence ATGAGTTCAGGAATTCAATACCTCTTCTATCTGCCTCAAATTGCGTTTTGCATTTTCGTTCTGGCAATCGCTTTTACGACACGCGGCCTTCATGGCAGATTTTGGCTTGGGCTGCTCGGCATGTCGCTACTGGCGATCGGAATCGGGGATTTGCCGTTCTGGCAGGCAGACCCACGCGACTTCATCTTCCTTTGGCTCAAGTTGAAGGGCATCCTCTCGGTGTGCGCCACATTCTTCCTGGCCATGTTCATCACCGCAGTGTGGTGCAGGTCACGATACACATTCTCAGTCGTTCAGCTTCTGCTATCGTTCTCAGGACGTGTTTCTCGCGCACCCTACTGGTTGGCCTACGCGCTTCAATCCTTTGTCACTCTGGCAACGCTCAACTTGATGGTTCGTTGGGCCAGTGTTTCCTTCTTGGATCGCGATTCTGAATGGACTGTGCCCTCTTGGCTTGTGGCAAGTTGCCTCTTTCCAGTGCTGATCTGGTCTTCTTTCGCCATACAAGCCAAACGTTGGCGAGATTGCAACATGTCTGGTTGGCTGGTCTTGCTAAGTCTGATTCCATTCGCAGGCCCGCTCATTTCACTTATTATTGGAACCTATCCTGGGTCTGAGGGCGCCAATTCATACGGACCTGCTCCAAAGCGGGCGAGAAATGAAACTTAG
- a CDS encoding DUF805 domain-containing protein, whose amino-acid sequence MSFQLWALEFGPFIALNILFVVAALTARVAGKQWLIAFAGCRVMNLGATLLANRESYFPDLPWSIVASLTLFYGYFCLGMFLVSLWADKRMRSISVNELFRLSGRLPRSIFWMTFLLLLYAGGNIAITMENLPYHQKAPGNGTLNFWPAWIAASLPIPVLVWVTLSIHVKRLHDIGRSGWLSLLIFVPGVGAVATAIIGSLPGSDGENVHGPSYGHPHVEDPWQPTKDNQTLSA is encoded by the coding sequence ATGTCCTTTCAGCTTTGGGCCTTGGAGTTTGGTCCTTTCATCGCACTGAATATTCTGTTTGTGGTTGCCGCATTAACGGCGCGCGTCGCAGGGAAGCAGTGGCTAATCGCCTTCGCAGGTTGCCGAGTGATGAACTTGGGAGCAACACTGCTTGCAAACCGCGAGTCGTACTTTCCTGATTTGCCCTGGTCTATCGTGGCTTCTCTGACACTGTTTTACGGCTATTTCTGCCTGGGAATGTTTCTCGTTTCGCTGTGGGCCGACAAGCGCATGCGCAGCATCTCCGTGAACGAACTCTTCAGGCTTTCAGGGCGCCTGCCACGTTCCATTTTCTGGATGACTTTCCTTCTGCTTCTGTATGCGGGAGGCAATATCGCGATTACTATGGAGAATCTCCCGTATCATCAAAAGGCTCCCGGGAACGGGACGCTGAATTTCTGGCCAGCTTGGATTGCCGCCTCCCTTCCCATTCCTGTCCTGGTGTGGGTGACCCTTTCGATCCACGTGAAGCGTTTGCATGACATCGGTAGATCCGGCTGGCTCTCACTGTTGATCTTTGTTCCTGGGGTGGGCGCGGTCGCCACTGCAATCATAGGATCGCTCCCTGGATCAGATGGAGAAAACGTGCATGGCCCGTCTTATGGGCACCCTCATGTCGAAGACCCATGGCAGCCAACAAAAGACAACCAGACGTTGTCCGCATAG
- a CDS encoding DUF1501 domain-containing protein — protein sequence MNSGACNPFSRRHFLSSNAYGIGSVALAWLLKQEGLLASSERLKTQHFDLLAKPAHKPPQARAMISMFMQGGPSHIDLFDPKPELTKHDGKSYTGEIKQDDAAGASLEMMGSPWKFKKHGQSGMEMSELVPHMGSIADDITLIRSMHTGVNNHGQSIYALMNGRIVGGRPTLGSWVTYGLGSENQDLPAYVALTDPRGVPVLGVDNWSNGWLPSLYQGTVIRPREPRILNLDAPMSLRGEAQDRYLGFLGQLNQEHLARRPGEFDLEARIQSFELAARMQTAAKEALDISKESEGTRKLYGIDDPATQEFGTRCLIARRLVERGVRFVSLFTGNQTWDHHASIGTGLPAACKYVDKPAAALVIDLKDRGLLDSTVVHWGGEMGRLPVIQNRAGGKNDRSKVGRDHNTYGFSMWVAGGGFKGGYVHGATDEFGHHAVENVVNHYDYHATLLHLFGLDPKKLSYKRNGTDQVLVENAEARVVTELLA from the coding sequence ATGAACTCTGGAGCCTGCAACCCCTTCTCCCGCCGCCACTTTCTTTCCTCGAACGCCTACGGCATCGGTTCCGTGGCCCTGGCCTGGTTGTTGAAGCAAGAAGGCCTGCTGGCCTCCAGCGAGCGGCTCAAGACCCAGCACTTCGACCTCCTGGCCAAGCCCGCCCACAAGCCGCCGCAGGCCAGGGCCATGATCTCCATGTTCATGCAGGGCGGCCCCAGCCACATCGATCTCTTTGACCCCAAACCCGAGCTCACCAAACACGACGGCAAGAGCTACACCGGTGAGATCAAGCAGGATGACGCCGCCGGTGCCAGCCTGGAAATGATGGGCAGCCCATGGAAGTTCAAAAAGCACGGCCAGAGCGGCATGGAGATGTCGGAACTCGTGCCGCACATGGGCAGCATCGCCGATGACATCACGCTCATCCGCTCCATGCACACCGGGGTGAACAATCACGGCCAGTCCATCTATGCCCTTATGAACGGCCGCATCGTGGGCGGCCGCCCCACCCTGGGGAGCTGGGTGACCTACGGGCTTGGCTCCGAGAACCAGGACCTGCCTGCCTATGTGGCCCTCACCGACCCCCGCGGCGTGCCCGTCTTGGGGGTGGACAACTGGTCCAACGGCTGGCTGCCTTCCCTCTACCAAGGCACTGTCATCCGTCCTCGTGAGCCCCGCATCCTCAATCTCGACGCCCCCATGTCCCTCCGCGGCGAGGCCCAGGACCGCTACCTCGGTTTCCTCGGCCAGCTGAATCAAGAGCACCTGGCCCGCCGGCCGGGCGAGTTCGATCTTGAGGCCCGCATTCAGAGCTTTGAACTGGCCGCCCGCATGCAGACCGCGGCCAAGGAGGCCCTCGACATCAGCAAGGAGAGTGAGGGTACAAGGAAACTCTACGGCATTGATGATCCCGCCACCCAGGAGTTTGGCACCCGTTGCCTCATCGCCCGCCGTCTCGTGGAACGCGGCGTGCGCTTTGTGAGTCTCTTCACCGGCAACCAGACCTGGGACCACCACGCCTCTATCGGCACCGGCCTCCCTGCTGCCTGCAAATACGTGGACAAGCCCGCCGCCGCCCTCGTCATTGATCTCAAGGACCGTGGCCTGCTGGACAGCACCGTCGTTCATTGGGGCGGAGAAATGGGCCGCCTGCCCGTCATCCAAAACCGCGCGGGCGGCAAGAACGACCGCAGCAAGGTTGGCCGTGACCACAACACCTATGGGTTCAGCATGTGGGTCGCCGGCGGCGGCTTCAAAGGCGGGTACGTCCACGGTGCCACCGATGAGTTCGGCCACCATGCCGTGGAGAATGTGGTCAACCACTATGACTACCACGCCACCCTCCTCCACCTGTTTGGTCTTGATCCGAAAAAGCTGAGCTACAAGCGCAACGGCACCGATCAAGTGCTCGTGGAAAACGCCGAGGCCAGGGTGGTGACGGAACTGCTGGCGTAA